From a single Okeanomitos corallinicola TIOX110 genomic region:
- a CDS encoding DUF4365 domain-containing protein: protein MDINQQKEQFSITYIRAIASVAGYSLYRPEIDNDSVDLGILSRGGTGKIFSPRLELQLKCTARDVLEENSIKYPLIIKNYHDLRINSLVPRILVVVLVPEKITDWIKQTEDELCLRYCAYWVSLRGMPDTTNTTNVTIEIPRHNQFTPDALQAIIQRISFGELP, encoded by the coding sequence ATGGATATTAACCAACAAAAAGAACAATTTAGCATCACATACATTAGAGCGATCGCCTCTGTAGCAGGTTATTCTTTATACAGACCAGAAATAGATAATGATAGTGTAGATTTAGGTATACTTAGCAGAGGTGGGACAGGTAAAATCTTTTCTCCCAGATTGGAATTGCAACTTAAATGTACCGCTAGAGATGTTCTTGAAGAAAACTCTATTAAATATCCCCTCATCATCAAAAATTATCATGATTTAAGGATAAATTCTCTTGTACCGAGAATTTTAGTAGTTGTCCTAGTTCCAGAAAAAATCACAGACTGGATAAAACAAACTGAAGATGAACTGTGTCTGAGATATTGTGCTTACTGGGTTTCATTACGCGGAATGCCAGATACCACCAATACAACCAATGTTACTATTGAAATACCACGTCATAATCAGTTTACACCAGATGCACTTCAAGCCATTATTCAACGGATTAGTTTTGGAGAATTGCCATGA
- a CDS encoding chemotaxis protein CheB produces the protein MNLESSTQIEPATKILCIGASTYNTGTPQVISQALQETNLLNDWAIIWAVHDYFVIPKKENCINDIINYNFHEIKEHLIFVDENFNYLIQKGYLYILPDSYWVNAYPEKRIISRIIIDKNILMIEASNSEEIYQEEFDYVDNIENPNGIDNLPCIDKIMIQLADNHTGKIAGLLLAGLGKDGAKGMLAINRKGGKTAVQNPEECKHDRRNNTYSMPITAITEAKNEGRSHEIITLNIQKQANTNDIKTLTEWLEFIKNN, from the coding sequence ATGAATTTAGAATCTTCTACTCAAATTGAACCTGCAACTAAAATCCTTTGTATTGGAGCTTCCACATATAATACAGGAACACCTCAAGTTATTAGTCAAGCCTTACAGGAAACTAATTTATTAAATGATTGGGCTATAATTTGGGCTGTTCATGACTATTTTGTTATTCCTAAAAAAGAAAATTGTATAAATGATATAATAAATTATAATTTTCATGAAATTAAGGAGCATCTAATTTTTGTTGATGAAAATTTCAATTATCTTATTCAAAAAGGATATTTATACATATTGCCTGATTCTTATTGGGTAAACGCATATCCTGAAAAACGTATAATCTCTAGAATTATAATAGACAAAAATATATTAATGATAGAAGCATCTAATTCCGAAGAAATTTATCAAGAAGAATTTGATTATGTAGATAACATAGAAAATCCTAATGGCATAGACAATTTACCTTGTATTGATAAAATAATGATACAACTTGCTGATAATCATACTGGTAAAATTGCTGGACTCCTTCTAGCAGGACTTGGTAAAGATGGGGCAAAAGGAATGTTAGCAATTAACAGAAAAGGAGGAAAAACGGCAGTTCAAAATCCAGAGGAGTGTAAGCATGATAGGCGTAACAATACATACTCAATGCCAATAACAGCAATAACAGAAGCCAAAAATGAAGGACGTAGCCATGAAATCATAACTTTAAACATCCAAAAACAAGCTAATACAAATGATATAAAAACTCTAACTGAATGGCTAGAGTTTATTAAAAATAATTGA
- a CDS encoding four helix bundle protein, protein MENFQNLRVYQLSEKLANEIWFIVINWDYFAKDTIGKQLVKSTDSIGANIAEGNGRYNLQDNQRFVKIARGSLNETRHWLRLAYQRKLLTQDQIDKIKPIIDELSPKLNAYLNSLKSKSEKN, encoded by the coding sequence ATGGAAAATTTTCAGAATTTACGAGTTTACCAGTTATCGGAAAAACTTGCCAATGAAATTTGGTTTATTGTTATAAACTGGGATTATTTTGCTAAAGATACTATTGGTAAACAATTGGTGAAGTCCACAGATAGTATTGGTGCTAACATAGCTGAGGGTAATGGACGTTACAACTTGCAAGATAATCAACGTTTTGTCAAGATAGCTAGAGGTTCTTTAAACGAAACAAGACACTGGTTAAGATTAGCGTATCAGCGCAAGTTGTTAACTCAAGACCAAATAGACAAAATAAAACCAATTATTGATGAACTATCACCTAAATTAAATGCGTATCTTAACTCCCTTAAAAGTAAATCAGAAAAGAATTAA
- a CDS encoding IS5 family transposase (programmed frameshift) produces the protein MYRKQKQQDTQAEEFELPFGGKLAADNRWVILAKIIPWTEFVAEYAAIFTEVLGAPAKTFRMALGALIIKEKLGTSDRETVEQIRENPYLQYFIGMSAYSNHSPFDPSMLVHFRERIDMNLVNRLNQKIVKQVLESQEEEEVKAKKSEVEDSKSEVKNRGKLILDASCAPADISYPTDLGLLNQARKHTETIIDILYNSVKVKNSNKPRTYRKIARKEYLLVARKKKVKSAERRKAIKKQLQYIKRNLAYIQQLMNAGASLLELSNRQYKMLLVVAEVYRQQLWLYEHEKRSIEDRIVSLSQPHIRPIVRGKAAKNTEFGAKFSASCFDGYVFLDQISWDNFNESGDLKSQVEAYKNFTGYYPESVHVDKIYRSRENRDWCKERGIRISGPPLGRPPKNVSKETKKQAIDDERIRNSIEGKFGQGKRRFSLGRVMAKLPHTSLTSIALTFLVMNLSTLLSRLFWGFFCQFFQITSFFLCLISEINYLVNFRQQKLIFISA, from the exons ATGTATCGCAAACAAAAACAACAAGACACGCAAGCGGAAGAATTTGAGTTACCCTTTGGGGGAAAACTAGCAGCAGATAACCGTTGGGTAATCTTGGCGAAAATAATACCTTGGACAGAA TTTGTTGCAGAATACGCAGCCATATTTACTGAAGTTTTAGGCGCACCAGCCAAAACATTTAGAATGGCATTGGGAGCATTAATAATTAAAGAGAAACTAGGAACAAGTGATAGGGAAACAGTAGAACAGATTAGAGAAAACCCTTATCTGCAATACTTTATAGGAATGTCAGCCTATAGTAATCATTCCCCATTTGACCCATCAATGCTAGTTCATTTTCGAGAAAGAATAGATATGAACCTAGTAAACAGATTGAATCAAAAGATAGTCAAACAAGTATTAGAAAGTCAAGAGGAGGAAGAAGTAAAAGCAAAAAAGTCAGAAGTCGAGGATTCAAAAAGTGAGGTGAAGAATCGAGGTAAATTAATATTAGATGCTAGTTGTGCGCCAGCAGACATCAGTTATCCCACAGATTTAGGATTATTAAATCAAGCCAGAAAGCACACAGAAACAATAATAGATATATTATATAACTCTGTAAAAGTAAAAAATAGCAACAAACCAAGAACCTACAGAAAAATAGCCAGAAAAGAATATTTATTAGTAGCCAGAAAAAAGAAAGTAAAATCCGCTGAAAGAAGAAAAGCTATCAAGAAGCAACTGCAATATATCAAAAGAAACCTAGCCTATATTCAACAACTAATGAATGCGGGTGCGTCACTCTTAGAATTGAGCAACAGACAATATAAAATGTTGCTAGTAGTGGCAGAAGTGTATCGTCAACAACTATGGTTATATGAACATGAGAAACGGAGTATAGAAGACAGGATAGTCAGTTTAAGTCAACCACATATTCGTCCGATAGTACGTGGTAAAGCCGCTAAAAACACGGAATTTGGGGCAAAGTTCTCAGCTAGTTGCTTTGACGGCTATGTATTTTTAGACCAGATTAGTTGGGATAATTTTAATGAATCAGGAGATTTAAAATCTCAAGTAGAAGCTTACAAAAATTTTACCGGATATTATCCTGAATCTGTTCATGTAGATAAAATTTATCGGAGTAGGGAGAATCGAGATTGGTGCAAAGAAAGAGGAATTAGAATTAGTGGACCACCACTGGGTAGACCACCTAAAAATGTCAGCAAAGAAACAAAGAAACAAGCTATTGATGATGAACGGATTCGTAATTCTATTGAGGGGAAATTTGGACAAGGTAAACGAAGATTTAGCCTGGGTAGAGTCATGGCTAAATTGCCTCATACTTCTCTAACTTCTATTGCCCTAACTTTTTTAGTCATGAACCTTTCTACCCTGTTATCAAGGCTTTTTTGGGGATTTTTTTGTCAATTTTTCCAAATTACGTCTTTTTTCCTTTGTTTGATTAGTGAAATTAATTATTTAGTGAATTTTAGACAACAAAAACTTATCTTTATTTCTGCTTGA